The genomic segment AGATCGGTTCGATAATACGGCGCAGCGCCTGTTGCACAACCCGGTCCCGAACCGTCGGAATGCCCAGCAGACGCTCACCGCCGTCATCCTTGGCGATGGCTACGCGTCTGACTGGCTGCGCCCGATAGCGCTTTTCCTTCAGCTCGAGCAACAGGCACGACAGCTCCACCTCCAGATTCGCCTCAAACGCACCCAGGCTCTGCCCATCGATTCCGGCCGCGCCCTTGTTGCGCTTGACATGTCTGAAGGCTTCGTACAGACGTTGCTTTGACAGCAGCTGCCCGTACAGACTGTAGTATTTCCTCATGCCTGCTCATCTCTGTGGTGACGGCTTCGAGGATCGGTCTGGCTGCCGGTCTGTTTCAGGCGATCCGTCCGGGTACTAGCGCTCTGGCAATCTGCCGCCACGGTATCGCTCTACTCCCTTGTTCGGAGAACACCAGAGCCACTGCGTTCCCGCAGTACCCCAGTGCACGTCCCTGCCCCGTCGGGCAGCTTGTGAACACAGCGTCCACCTCTCACTCGTCGTCCGTCATTCTCGTTAATGACTTCCGCCCTTCGCATCCGATCAGAGCTTTTGACCCTGACCGGTCCGCTGAACCTCCGCCAGCGGTCATTCCGGTTTTGTCCTCCACGCTGTTACCAGGCTTCTCAGGCCGGAACTTCCTCACTACTACGGCTTCATCTGCCACCTCGCACCGACTGCGGCCTCGGCTTTCACCTTGCGCCACAGCCTCCGGCGTCGCCGGATTCGGTGTCAGGCTTCCCCGGTTACTGCACCGGCTCCCTGTTAACGATGCCACCCTCAAACACAGCACAGGTCTGACTGAGTATCGGGCGTCGCGCTATTTTGCACGCTAACCCACCTGGACTGCCGAAGCAGGTTCACTTGCGTTGTGTACCGTTAACTTCCTATGGCTTCCTTCAGGCCCCACCGTTGGCCAGTGACGCCCTTGCCAGTCGGATTGTCTTCCCCTCAGTCGGGGTGACGCCATCTTCTTTCAGATGGCCGGGTTTGCCGGCTTCGCCGGGCAAACAAAAAAGGCAGCTTCGGCTGCCTTTTTTGCTGAACCAACCCGGATATATTTACTTCCATAACCAGCCCGGGGTATCGCCAGATCATCAACTGCTTTTCAGGTTAATCTGCTTTGTACCGGTGGAAGTCAGTTGCCCACTTTTACCTTTGCCCACCTGCTCAACACGACCGCCGGATTTTAAAAAGGCTGCAGTCTGCGCCTCAATCTCTGCAGATGTTAAAGTAGCTTTCACGGCTTTTTTACTCATGATATTTTCCACATTAAGTCTTGGCTTATTCGCCGGTATTAGTACCCCAGTCTATCTGAAATCAAAAAATAATGTTGGAATGATTAATCAAACGGGCCGCTATTAGCGCCCTCCCGCTTCCGCTCAGCATCCAGCAACGCCCGCTTTCTCTCCAGACCCCAGCGATACCCGCCAAGCCCGCCATCACCCCGCAACACCCTGTGACAGGGAATCAGCACGCCTATCCGGTTTTTGCCGCAGGCAGAAGCAACCGCCCGCACCGCTTTGGGCTTGTCGATCTTCGCAGCCAACTCGCTGTAGCTAAGCACATCGCCTTCCCGGATGCTCAACAGGAATTGCCACACTTTCATCTGAAAAGCCGTCCCTCGCATATCCAACGGCAGATCCGGCCTCGGGGCGCCCTGGCTGATGTGTTCATCCAAAGCCTCCACCCAGGCATCAAGTTCCGGGGCATTCCGGGCCGGTGACGCCATCACTTCGGCCTTGGGAAATTCTGCTTTCAGACCACTCACCAACGAGGACTCACTGTCACCAAACTGGGCAAAACAGACGCCCCTTTCCGTTGCCGCCATGGCCATCAAGCCCAGAGAGGTGAGCCGGCAAGCGTAGACGATGACCTCACCCTCACCCCCAGCCCGATAGGCCCTGGGCGGCATTCCAATATCGCGGTGCGCTTCCCCATAAACCCGGCTGACGGACCCAAACCCAGAGGCAAAAATCGCATCCGTGACCTTATCGCCATTTTTCAGGGATTGCTTGAAGTGGCGCATCCGCACAGCGTCCTGATAGTTTTTTGGAGACACGCCAAAAGCTTCTTTGAATTGCCTTTGCAGCCGAGAGGGAGAAAGCCCAACAATAGCCGCCAAGCCTGCCAGTGTCAGTGGCTCGTGTGCGTGTGTCTCAATATAACGTGCGATTCTCACCAGCCGGGTCAGTTGTGAATCCTCGTCCTGGCGCTCGCCCCCGGATTTCGAGGCAGCACGCGTGTCCTTTTGCCCTGGCAACGGCATGTCATTCCCCTATATTCGCCAAGCACAGGGCTATTACAACGGACAATGCCAGGCGTTTCCATCCGATTCTTGCCCTGTTACTCCTTGCGACGCCCGCCGGCGTTTACCGGTCAGTCTTGACGCATCGGGAGATGAAAAAAATCAGGCTCTTGGATGTAGGATTTTCTGAGGCGGGTTCCAACATCCGGGAAACAACTAAACCCGCCTCACTGAATAACCGGCTCCAGTCCGCCAGTGTCCGAACGTAAAGAGGAGACGGTTCGCCGAAATCGCCAGGCAAGCCGGCCCAGGTGCCTTCCCGCCAACCGCTCTTGGCCACCTCGTTTCCGCTGAACATCATCGGGTGCAGTGTCTGGATGATCAACACACCGCCTGGGGTCAGCATTTGAGGGACAGACATAACGCACCGGCGCACAGTTTCGTCGCCAAACAGTGAAAAGTTACAGACGACCAGGTCAAATATTCCAAGCCCCAACTTAGCGAGATCAGACTGATCTCCAACCACATAATGCCCCTTGCGATGCTCTTGGGCGTATTCGATCAGCTCCCGGGATGCATCCACGCCGACGGCGCGAGAGCCAGACCTGGTCAGTAAATCCACTAACCAGCCCTCTCCGCAGCCCACATCCAGGACCCGAGAGTTCGGCTGAACATGGTCATTGATTGCGGCAAGCAAAGCATCACGCGACGCCACGCCCGGCGAACGGATTCCGTGATCCCGGACGGCATCAATCCAGGACCTCCCGTTCTCATCCCATGCCTGGACAATCAACTTTTCATAGAGATCTGGGGTCTTCTTGAGGGACATCAGGGGCTCCGCGGCGCTTCAAAATGCCCCATTGTAACCTGCAGCAACGACTCCAGCGGTACTGCAGTGACGAATGGCAAACAAGCCTCTCTAGCCCTGCCAGATGCCAAGCATCGCTCCTACTCCCAAAACCAGGCTACCACCCACTTCTCCGAGTATCAGCAGCATCATGAATACCCCAGTCATCCAGGGCGGTAGAAGTCGCTTTCCCAAGCGATGAGGGCGGCGCAATTGGTTGTCGGTATCCTGAAGCAGGCCATGGAGGATATAGGTACCAATGGCAAACGCAAAGAATGCTAAGGCCGAGACAGCCGCCACAACATTCACCCAGTCCGCAAAAACACTGCGGGCACTGAACGCAGCCAACAGCAGTGCCGCAAAGCTGTAGAGCAGTGAACTGCGGTGAGCGATGTCGACATAGGTCGGCGACGAAGCGTCCTCGCTTCGAGCCATGTGTCGGTATTTCCAGATGCCAGTGAGAAGCCCCGTCATGAAGAACAGGAACGCCGCTGAAAGACAGATCTTTTCGGCCAGAGACATACATTTACTCCTTGGTTATAGTTGTGAGGCTGAAGTATGCCGGACAAGCGCCGGTACAACTTGTACGTTTGGGCTATTCGATGACACAGGAAAAACGCATCTGGCTGGCGCGTGACCGGGCTCTGTTCCAGGGTGAGCTCCCTCCGGCAAGAATGCACGCACATGCCGCACCGGTGCTCTTGATTGGCCTGAGTGGCCCCATCACGCTGCATTTCCCGGATGGTCGCCGTGAGAACTGCCACAGCGCCCTGGTGAATGCCGATGTGGAGCACGGGCTGGATAGCGGAGGTGAGTACATAGCCTCCCTCTACCTGGAACCGGATGCGCCAGAGACCCGACTCCTGAAAGCAGGGTGGCTGAGTGATCGCCCGCTGGTGTTCGACCCAATCCCCTCTCCCGCGCGGCCTCGAAGCCTGGAGCGAAGGCTTCAATCCTTTGACATGTCCCAACTCCTCCCCGCGTCGGCGCTTGGGCACCGAGCCGAGCTGGACAACCGCATTGCCCGAAGCCTTGATTACTTGCGGGAAGCGGGAGACCAACCCTTCAACCGCGCCAATCTGGCCAACCAAGTGCACTTATCGGAATCGCGATTCAACCATCTTTTCCGGGAGGAAGTGGGCATCAGTTTCCGGCGTTACCGAAGCTGGTCGCGCCTGCGTTCCGTGTTCTACCACGTAGCGAAGAAACAGTCGCTCACCGAGGCAGCCCTTAGCGCGGGCCTGCACGACTCTGCACACCTCAGCCGGATGTTTCAGGATATGATTGGCATCGCGCCGTCACGGGTGTTTCGGGACCTGCAAGGGTTGCAGGTTCTGCGTTAACGCCTTAAGAGGAACCTGCATTCCAAGAAAATGGCAGAGCTTAGCGGCCATCACAGGGTTGGATGCACCGCAGCGAACTCGTAGGCGACCATACGCCCCTTTTACGGCACCACACCTCATTCGCCTTCCGATACTGCCCCCGATAATCGAATATCCGCTCCTGCACCTGCCAATAATGCGTCTGCTTACGGGCAATGACAAAGTCAGGCGCCGGCAACAAGGCTTGCATCTCAAGTACCTCCTCTGCCCTGCCGAAGGTTTTCGGAGCCTGGCCGTTAGCAAATCTGCGGCCGAACAGTTTGTTAAAAACGTGGCGCTGTGCCGGCTTGCTGAAATCAAACGTCTCGCCAAGCTCCTCCCCATCCTCACCGTGGTAGGTCATCTTCAGCTTGCTTCCGCCAAGGCCCAGGGTGATCCCCGCGCAACGAATCACCATGGCATCCTTGAGCCTCAGGGCATCCCTTAGCTGATCGTCCGGGTCGATAATCGCTTTACGACAGTGCCCGCAATTTCTGGCCGCAATGTCGTTCTCGCCACCACAGTGGGGGCACTCCTTGAAGCGGAAACGGTAGTCGCATTGCTGGGCGCGCGTGCCATCCCCCTCCGCGGGTTCCAGCAGCCCCTGGCAACGGCGCCCGTAATGTTCAATCACCCGGCCGTCACTGTCGGTTTTACCCCAGAAAATATTGGCAAACCCGCAGCCAGGGCAGAACACCTGCACCGGTTCACTGTCCGGATTCGGTTTTGGCTCCCCAACCTCCGGGTGATGCAAGTTCATATGGTTGCCGGCGTAATCAATCACCAGGCAATCCTTTTTGCCCTCATCCAGGCGAAGACCACGGCCCACCATCTGCTGATACAGGCTCACCGACTGGGTAGGGCGAAGAATGGCGATCAAGTCCACATGGGGCGCATCAAAGCCCGTGGTGAGCACAGACACATTCACCAGGTACTTTAGCTGCCGCTGTTTGAAGCGCCGAATCAGCAGATCCCGATCTTTCTGATCGGTGGCGCCGGTCACCAGAGCGGTCTGGTTCTCCGGCAAGTAGCCGGTGATCTCCCGTGCATGCTCCACCGTTGCGGCGAAAACCATCACGCCCTGGCGGTCTGCGGCCAGTTCCACCACCTGTTCAATGATGGCACGTGTCACCCGCTTGTGTTTGCTCAGCAGCTGATTGACGTCTTTCTCCGCGTATTCGCCAAAGCGGTCCTGAGCCAGCGACGAGAAATCGTATTGCGCCACCGCTGCATTCACCAACTCAGGCCGGGTGAGATAGCCCCGGTTGATCATATAGCTTAACGGCAGTTCGTAGATGCAGTGCTGAAACGGCTTATCCTCTTCGCTACGAACAAAGCCCCGGTAGTGATAGCGATAGATCCAGCCCATGGCCAGGCGATAGGGCGTGGCGGTCAGCCCGAGTACTTTGAGGGAGTGGTTCTGCTGTTTCAGCAGGTCAATGATTTGTTGATACTGGCTGGTTTCCTCACCGCTGACCCGATGGCACTCGTCGATGATCACCAACGAGTACTCATCCCGGAACTGATCCAGGTTCGCCGCTACCGACTGTACACTGGCAAAGGTGACCTGATGCTGACTCTCTTTGCGCTTTAACCCAGCGGAGAAGATGCCACCGGCTAACCCATAGCTCTCGTATTTGGCGTGGTTCTGCTCCACCAGCTCTTTCACATGCGTGAGCACCAGGATCTTACGCCGGGCAAGGCGGGCCAGTTCGGCAATCACCAGGCTTTTGCCGGCGCCGGTTGGCAGCACGATGACGGCAGATTCGTCCGACTTGCGAAAATGATTCAGCGTGGCGTCGACAGCTTCCTGCTGGTAGGGGCGGAGCGTGAAAGGAGCTTTGTTTTTGATCGGCGTAGAGTCCTGTGTAACGGTTCAACGTGCACCATTATAGACAGCACCGGCACTGACTACACTGGCCCTCGGAGGCCCCCTGCGCTCGTGTTCTGCGGAATATTGACTTATGACAAGGCAATATGGAAACTTGCAAGGATGTCGTCCAAACGTCGCTCTCTGATTATCATGCTCATCTTATGGCTGCCCGTCCAGGGGCTGGCTGCTGGGCTATTACATTGCGACATCCATGCGGCACAGTCCACTTCAGATGAACCGTTTTCCCTGCATCAACACCATGCTCCGAATTCCCATGAAGCCGTCCACGAGCATCACCGCAGCGCGTCAAACGACACCGGCCATCATCATGCCAACTACAAATACCCGGACGCCCAACACGCCGATCCTTGCCAGCAGTGTTGCCAGGTGTGCACAACGTTGATCCCCTCCCACGCTTCCGCAGCCAGTCCCGATCTGGCCACGCCGGTTATGCGGCACGCAGAACGTGCTGACAGCATTATCTCCGACCCTCTATTCCACCCACCACAAAACCTCAGTTAACCAAAAACCTGAACCTGCCGCGGCATTGGCCGCCACGGCATGACCCTTGGTGACTTTGAGGCAAAAAAACCATGAAAAACCTGATTGGCGGAGCTATGGCCGTCCTGTTTCTGCAGGGCTGTGCCACGATGGCGCCCCCCGATTATTCGCAACTGGAGGCCGATCTCGACCCGCTGTTGCAGTCTCCGGCGCGGGGCCAGATTCACCAGACTCTGGAATTGTCCGAGCAAGAGCGATTTGAACAGGTCGACGACTTATTGTTTGAACCGCTGACACCCGGAACCGCGCAACACCTGGCGCTGGTCAACAGCCCACATATCCGCGCGCACTTACACCGGTTAGGCATCGTTGAAGCAGAACAGCTACAGGCACAAATGCTAAGCAACCCGACCCTCGCCGTGTCAGCCATGCGACCGGATGGCGGTGGCCGTTGGGAGCTGGGGCTGGGCCTGAGCCAAAGCCTGCTGGATTTGATGACCCACTCTTTACGAAAGACCCTGGCGGAGGAAGCGCTAACCAGCGCACGGCTTGACCTGCTGGACACCCTGAACCAGGAGCTGTATCAGGTTCAGCAGGATTACTTCCATGCCGTGGGTGCCAGCCACCGTGAAGCTGTCGCCCGGCTGGCCCTGAATGCAGCGGAAACAGCCCTGTTGCTGGCGGAACGCCTGCACGAGGCCGGCAACCTTAAAGAACTGAGCTTGCTGCATTACCGAGACCAGCAGTTACAGAGCCAGCGTGCCCTGCGCCGCGCCCAGGCCGATGCCCAGCAAGCGCAAACCACACTAGCGCTGCGACTGGGCCTTGAACATCCCGCCATGATGGAGTTGCCGGTCACCCTGCCACAACTGCCAAACGATGAACAGATAGACGTTGCCGCCTTAACAGACCACGCCCTGACACAGCGGCTGGACCTGCGCATCGCACGGCAAGTCCAAGCCGTTGCAGAGCATCGCCAGGCGTTCTACGCGCGCCAGGGCGGGATCACCCAATGGGACATCGGGATCGATGTCGAGCGCGATTCTGACGGCGGGTACAGCACGGGCCCCTCGATGTCGATTGGCCTCCCCCTGTTCGACCGTAACCAGGCGCGGAGGGCCGGGGCTGGCGCCCAGTTATTGCGCGCCGACGCGCTGGTGAATGCCAGGGAGCTCGAACTGCGTACACAACTCCCGGATTTGGCTAACCGATTAAGACTGACCCGTACCAACGTTGAGCAACTGGAACAACAGGTCATCCCGCAATGGCAACGGCAAGTGGACCTGCGCCTGCGCGAATACAACTTTATGTTGGTGGGCGCCTTTGAACTGCTCAATGCCAGGGCGCGGGAATTCGATGCCTGGCGCGAGCACGCTGAAACCCTTGAGCAGTATTGGATTCAGCGCATACATCTGGCGATGATCAGCGCCACCCCCCTAGACGCCGCTCTGCCAGACGCGGTCCAACTGCCCTCCGTCCAGGCTGGCGGCCAGGGTCACGAACACCACAACCACTGAGGCAGCACCATGGTTAATCGTCGTCATTTCATACTGGGCAGTGCCGCTGGCCTGGTAGCCGGTGCCCTGCCAGCACAGGCTTTCGCCGCTGGCAATCGCCACGATACAACACACACGCCGCTCACAGCGCCAGACCGAACCAGTCAGGGCTATCGCCCGGTCATCACGCCCAACGGGCGGACCCTGGGTTATCGCTTGCGCGATGGTGTAAAAGAGTTCCACCTGATTGCCGAGGAGATCGAACACGCCTTCGGCGACGGCACCACCATCAAAGCCTGGGGTTACAATGGCAGCACCCCGGGGCCCACCCTTGAAGCTGTCGAGGGTGACCGGGTGAGAATCTACGTGACGAATCGCCTGAAAGAACCCACCAGCGTGCACTGGCATGGACTGATACTGCCCAACGGCATGGACGGCGTGTCCGGCCTGACCCAGCCCTCCATCCCGCCCGGCAAAACCTTTGTCTATGAGTTTCCACTGGTACAACACGGTACCCACATGTACCACCCTCACGCAGATGAAATGGTGCAGATGGCCATGGGCATGATGGGCATGTTCATCATTCATCCCCGTGAGCCAGAAGCCAACCCGGTAGATCGGGACTACGCCATCATGCTGCATAACTGGTCCGTTCATCCGGGTACCTACCGCCCAGACCCATCGATCATGCAAGACTTTGATCTGTGGACCATGAACAGCAAGGTGTTTCCGTTTATCGATTCACTGGTGGCGCAAACGGGTGAACGAGTACGTATTCGCATGGGCAACCTGTCTATGTGGAACCACCCTATGCACGTTCATGGCGTTAAGTTCTGGGTCACCGGTGGCGACGGCGGGCGCTGGCCTCAGGCACAATGGCGCACCGAAGCCACCGAAATTGTCGGCGTCGGCCAGGCCCGCGACATCGAGTTTATTGCCACGCCCGGCGACTGGGCCTTCCACTGCCATATGGCCCACCACACCATGAACGCGATGGGGCACGACATCCCCAACACCCTGGGCGTAAATCAGAACGAGGTCGAGCAACGCATTCAGGCGCTGGTGCCTGGCTATATGGCCATGGGTGAACACGGCATGGGTGAACACCAGACTCATGTCGACGCCGGCCATATGCCAGGCCCGGAGAACACCCTGGCCATGATGATGGGCAAAGGCCAGTTCGGAAATATGGAAATGGGCGGGATGTTTACCGTCATCAAAGTTCGCGATCAACTCGACGGGGACCCCGGCTGGTATCAGCACCCAACGGGCACCGTTGCCCGTGAGACTGATCGTGTTCCCAATGATTTGCCAAAATAGCTTCTAACACCGGAGAAAGAGCCATGACTAGACACCTGCTTCTGCCCCTGCTAATGATGTTTTTCGCCCTCACCAGCGCCAGCCTGGCCAACGCCCACACGGATGTGGTGTATTCGTCACCCGCAAGCGACGAGCACGTGCAAACGTCCCCAGAACACCTGGAACTCCGTTTTGGCGACACTGTACGACTGATGCGCGTAAACCTGACCGATGGCGACGGCGACCGGGTACGAGTGGATTTCCGGCCCAGCCGCGAATCCAAAACCGATTACCGGATTGACCTGCCAACACTTCAAGAAGGGCACTATGAAGTGGAATGGCGCGCCATGGCCGACGATGGCCACACCATGACCGGCAGCTTCAGCTTTCACCTTGGAGAGAGCGCTGAGGCCCATGAAAGCCATCAAGGCTCAGCCTCGGACCAGGATGCACATGAGGGTCACCACTGACCGCCATGGACATCTGGACCCTCCTGACCGTCGCCACCAAGGTACTGATCTATCTCGGCACCGCAGGGATTATTGGCGGCCTGTTCTGCCTGTGGCTGCTTAAACCTCACGGCATAGAGCGGCCAATACAGCGCTATATGCTTGTGGCGGGACTGGCGGGACTGGCAGCTACGGCTGCCAGTTTTCCGGTGCACACAGGTGCTGCTTTTGGGGAGGGTATCGCCGGTGCCCTCGACCCCGACATCGCGAGCATTATCTGGGAAACCAATGTGGGAGACAGCACCCGAGCTCGCCTGCTGGGCTTTATTCTCGCCCTCGCAGGCGTATTCCTGCTCAGGCAAGGGGCCGGCTACCTGCGCTACGCCTTGATCGTGGCCGGCGCGGCCAGCCTGTTGTTTGCCTTTACGCAGACCGGACACTTACACGACGACAGCCGTGGCATCGTGATGCTGGTCATTCACCTATCGGGGATCTCCCTGTGGCTGGGGGCACTCTATCCACTGTGGCGGGTTAGCAACGATCATCAGATCGATCGTCTGCAGGCCAGCATGCAGCGTTTTGGCCAGACGGCCGTGGCCTTTGTTGGCGCGCTAGTAATCTGTGGGGGACTCATGATTCTGCTGCTGGTTCAGCCCCTTTCGGGGCTGGTCAACAGCGCTTACGGCTGGCTGTTGCTGGCCAAGCTTGCCTTGGTATCGCTGTTATTAGCACTCGGCGCCATCAACAAACTCTATATTGTCCCCCGGCTGGCACGGGCGGGATATACGAGGCGGCTTCAGCTATCCATAATTACAGAAATGACCGTAGGTTTGGCAATTATGATGATAACAGCTGTTCTGACCACGGTGGTCGGGCCAGAGTTGTCCAACGAAGGGAACACCTGGTGAAGCTGGTCGGGCGTTTCAAACCTCCCATTTCGTAACGTGATCTAGGTATTCACCAGAGCCTCCCGATCATTAGGAAACTGTTTGGCCGCCCTCAAGCCACGCCGAGCCGCCCCCCTCTAACTTTGCCTATTATCGAAATCCCGCCTACGTTTAATAATTAAACAATCACCAATTACTGCAGTTAGCCCAGCAATCCACGCAACGATTGCCCCGTGCACGCCATGGAGGGGAAATGCCTAAGCTCACGCTCATTCTGTTGACAGCCTTTTTGGGAGCATGCCAGACCGTGAGCTACGATTCACGAGTACTCAGACTTCCCACCACTTCAGATACGACCTCAACCAACACGAATGCGGTCAAGACCTACTCTATAGGCCTATATACTGAAAAAGACTTGGATACCCTAAAAAATAGTCGGTTTTTCAAGGAGGCTCTTGGTGACAGTGATGTTAACGAAATCCGAACGACCTATACGTTTCCAAGTCAGATCATTACTGAGCCGGCATCCATAAAGACGTTGAAACCTCAACATAGAATACTATGGAAAACTGTAAGCTCGGAATCAGTCGATTCGCTTATTAACGAAGTGGAGCTTGCGCATGAAGACAAAAAGGAGGTCAGGTCGCCGTGGGATATTGCTCACAGCGTACTTCTGGCGAACACGAAGAGCTTCAATCAGGAAAACCCAGTATTTATTATTGCTGAACCAGATTTCCATCATGAGAACGCTTTCATAACCGCTTGGCATAAAAGTATCGAGGGTGAAACCACCAACGAGCACGTGCCAAGATCCAATTACGATATTGTTCAAGATCGAAAAAAGATTTGGCCAGGGGGTAGCACGCCTGCATGGCATATGGAAGACGATAAAACTCAGCTATTTTCAGCCCAGAAACGTATTGCAGATATCGTTGATAACATGAACCGCGTTCAAATTGCTCACCTCGATACTGGGTACAACCCTTTTGACCCGCTACTTCCCGCGTATTTTCAGGAAGAGCATTCATCAGACTTCACTGGTCAAAGCGGTTGCACAATTACGGGCAATGGCTCTGGTCAATCCCCCGGTGAACAACCCAGCCACGGGGCACGCACACTGTCCGTTTTAGGTGGCTCTAACCTGAACGAGTATGAACATTCCAACGAGGCCCTGATAATTGGAGGCAACCCCTACGCCGCAATCCGTGAATATCGAATCGGCAAATCTGTCATACACATCAGACCAAAAGAGATGACTGAAGCTATTTGGTGCGCCACTGAAAACGGTGTCGACATCATTTCCATTAGTGCAGGGGGCTTTCCGTCAATTTCTCAACGCAATGTGGTTAACGATGCTTACGACAAAGGCGTCGCTATATTTGCCGCCGCCGGCAATCATTATCGCCTGCCAATTCTCAACATTTCTTCACCAAAGACGGTTGTATTTCCTGCCAGATATTCACGTGTCATGGGCGTTGCCGCTGCCACCCATGATGAAACAAGTTATGCCGACTCGCCCTCGTTCTGGAGCCAGTTCTTACTTTTCAGCTGGGAAGACCACATTGCCCCCTGGGTATTGAGGGGAAATTACGGCCCCAACTCGATAATGGCCGATAATATGATTAGCGCTTACTCTCCAAATAT from the Marinobacter sp. LQ44 genome contains:
- a CDS encoding S8/S53 family peptidase, producing MPKLTLILLTAFLGACQTVSYDSRVLRLPTTSDTTSTNTNAVKTYSIGLYTEKDLDTLKNSRFFKEALGDSDVNEIRTTYTFPSQIITEPASIKTLKPQHRILWKTVSSESVDSLINEVELAHEDKKEVRSPWDIAHSVLLANTKSFNQENPVFIIAEPDFHHENAFITAWHKSIEGETTNEHVPRSNYDIVQDRKKIWPGGSTPAWHMEDDKTQLFSAQKRIADIVDNMNRVQIAHLDTGYNPFDPLLPAYFQEEHSSDFTGQSGCTITGNGSGQSPGEQPSHGARTLSVLGGSNLNEYEHSNEALIIGGNPYAAIREYRIGKSVIHIRPKEMTEAIWCATENGVDIISISAGGFPSISQRNVVNDAYDKGVAIFAAAGNHYRLPILNISSPKTVVFPARYSRVMGVAAATHDETSYADSPSFWSQFLLFSWEDHIAPWVLRGNYGPNSIMADNMISAYSPNITTSYAQHQDRISISLQGAGTSNATPQVAAAASLWLQQEYPAMKNDISDQPWRKAEAIYHALSSSAATEFPDYETEKFGAGVLRAQELMRTSYSDIRSELAKRPPSSIGFRWIADTITSIPPEQAIDLQLAFKLDMLITEAAQVIYNREGFDRLIDAATNCLNYVKNVEDCLDNERRLETIELLLGMDNISDHLRQHLTMLKENLSV